The segment AAAGTCGCAGACAAGATCAATAATGTCGAAAGGAAAGGAGGGATCAGGAGCCGAAACCCAGCTTTTGCCAGAGCTGGCGCAGCTCAGTGGCAGAACGAAGCTGAAGCTTCCGCATGATATTGGCCCGGTGTTTTTCCACAGTCTTGATACTGATGAACAAATGCTCGGCCACTTCGCGATTTTTTTTGCCGCCCCCAACGAGATGAAAGACCTCGCGCTCTCTGGCAGTCAATGCCTCCAGCACGGTAGGAACCTTTCCGGCCCGACGAGCCGAGAGATATCCTGTGGCCAGTTCGTGGGCCGTATTGGAACTCAAATAGGTTTTGCCGCTGCAAACACTTTTCAAGGCGTTGCAGACTTCGTCCAGCGGATCTTCCTTCAGGACATAGCCCAACGCGCCAGCGTCAAGTGAGGCGAGGACGTGATCTTCGGAGCTGCGGGAACTGAGTACCACAGGAGCTACCCTGGGAAACGATTTCCGCAGTTCCCGAATACATCGGACCCCACCGCCTTGCGGCAGGCT is part of the Paucidesulfovibrio gracilis DSM 16080 genome and harbors:
- a CDS encoding response regulator codes for the protein MEEEIKVLIADGHPLVRAGVITVLKGVQGVKVLGEASDWREAMSLMREAEPDVLVLDLSLPQGGGVRCIRELRKSFPRVAPVVLSSRSSEDHVLASLDAGALGYVLKEDPLDEVCNALKSVCSGKTYLSSNTAHELATGYLSARRAGKVPTVLEALTAREREVFHLVGGGKKNREVAEHLFISIKTVEKHRANIMRKLQLRSATELRQLWQKLGFGS